The Sporichthyaceae bacterium genomic sequence GCTACCGGCGGTTCGTGGAACGTCGACTGCGCGAGGAGTTCGGCTTCATCGGCAGCCCGATCGACCTTTCGGTGAAGGTCAAGGAGAAGCGCAAGCGCTGACATGAATCCGCTCGAGGCCCTGATCACCGACGAGGAGAACACGCGCGAGTGGCTCGCCGGGCTGCGCCGCGAGTTCTCCCAGATCCTCGCATCCGCGGACACCGCCACCGACGACGAACACGACCCCGAGGGCACCACGGCCTACGACCGCGCCCGGGTCGCGGCGTTGGTCCAGGCCGCGGAGGCCCAGCTGGCCGACATCACTGCCGCCCGGGTCCGTTTGGACACCGCCGACTACGGCAGCTGTGTCGTCTGCGGCCGACCAATCCCGGCCGACCGACTGGCCGTGCGGCCCACCGCCCGCACCTGCGTCGGCTGCCCGCCGCGCTGACGAAGCGTCAGAACACGCCTAACGGTAATGCGCGGACGCCGGTCCTGACCCCTGCGATAAGGTCTGGGGGCTCGGTCGCACCGGGCTTCGGGCTGTAGCGCAGCTTGGTAGCGCACTTGACTGGGGGTCAAGGGGTCGCAGGTTCAAATCCTGTCAGCCCGACAGCATTTGTGCAGGTCAGAGGCCCTCTAGAGGGCCTCTAGATCGTTAATGGCCAGAATATGGCCAGATTGCAGGGGCTGTAGGGGCGACTCGGGACGCTGTTCGGCGACCAAGGGTCAACCGGCGCCGCAGCCGGAATTCGGTGGACCGGGTCTAGATTTCGCGGATCCGGATGCGGCGGTTGAGTGCGCCGGCGAGGCGGCGCAAATCGTCGGGGTCTAAAGTGATGACGGTGTCGTCGTCGGTGGTGGCGAGGACCAGGTGGGCATCGACGATGTCGGCGCTTTTGGACTTGGCGA encodes the following:
- a CDS encoding TraR/DksA C4-type zinc finger protein; the protein is MNPLEALITDEENTREWLAGLRREFSQILASADTATDDEHDPEGTTAYDRARVAALVQAAEAQLADITAARVRLDTADYGSCVVCGRPIPADRLAVRPTARTCVGCPPR